Proteins from one Setaria italica strain Yugu1 chromosome V, Setaria_italica_v2.0, whole genome shotgun sequence genomic window:
- the LOC101760187 gene encoding probable receptor-like protein kinase At1g11050, which translates to MKAARKHLAILFVVLMLRPPAAEADDVANSTAAGGNSTAAAACPLDLGYVATLPWDRTPCVPPVANTTACCMTLLSVLAVGLAARLRATGRFRLPSAPASASCLRAFAGALAAPPLSLPASLVPGCFPVPSQFAITPDYCAGVTTAAEYAAVAGDASVAGLNASCGADITSMSTCTRCLNAGVGASARLTAAAGNSSKSQNCFYLTVLYAAGISSSAGPDSPATASCALGLALSTPSPPASPASSSTNHTNIAVAATIPIASVLLVSLVALLLWRKRRGDTKMRSIQISESSRGSRPRPNTGSVMFDVRELAKATGGFAERNLIGRGGFGVVYRGVLADGTVVAVKKMLDPDVEGGDEEFTNEVEIISLLRHRNLVPLRGCCIADDDPDEGKQMFLVYDYMPKGSLDQYIFEDGGDGRRRPALSWAQRRAVILDVARGLEYLHYGVKPGIYHRDIKATNILLDADMRARVADFGLARRSREGQSHLTTRVAGTHGYLSPEYALYGQLTEKSDVYSFGVLVLEAMSGRRAIDLSDPSGVVLITDWAWTHVKAGRPREVLAGALRKEPSAVVAAMERFMLVGILCAHVTVACRPTMPEALRMLEGDMDVPDLPDRPQAFGQRIAFDEGESNFSASSILSGPFVDFGDMLR; encoded by the coding sequence ATGAAGGCAGCGCGGAAGCATCTCGCCATCCTCTTCGTCGTCCTCATGCTgcgcccgccggcggccgaggcTGACGACGTCGCGAactcgacggcggccggcggcaactccacggcggcggcggcgtgcccgCTCGACTTGGGCTACGTGGCGACGCTCCCGTGGGACCGCACGCCGTGCGTGCCGCCGGTGGCCAACACGACCGCCTGCTGCATGACGCTCCTCTCGGTGCTCGCCGTGGGCCTCGCGGCGCGGCTCCGCGCCACGGGCCGCTTCCGCCTCCCGTCGGCCCCGGCGTCGGCGTCCTGCCTCCGCGCCTTTGCAGGCGCGctcgcggcgccgccgctctcgctgCCGGCGTCCCTCGTGCCGGGCTGCTTCCCGGTGCCGTCCCAGTTCGCCATCACCCCGGACTACTGCGCCGGGGTCACCACCGCCGCGGAGTACGCCGCGGTCGCGGGCGACGCGTCCGTCGCGGGCCTCAACGCCTCCTGCGGCGCCGACATCACCTCCATGTCGACCTGCACGCGCTGCCTCAACGCTGGCGTCGGCGCCTCGGCTCGCCTCACCGCAGCCGCCGGCAACAGCTCCAAGTCCCAGAACTGCTTCTACCTCACCGTGCTCTACGCGGCCGGGATCTCTAGCTCCGCCGGCCCGGACTCCCCTGCCACGGCCAGCTGCGCCCTCGGCCTCGCTCTCTCCACCCCTTCCCCCCCGGCGTCGCCTGCATCCAGCTCCACCAACCACACCAACATCGCAGTAGCCGCCACGATCCCGATCGCCTCCGTCCTGCTCGTCTCCCTCGTTGCTCTGCTTCTCTGGAGGAAGAGGCGTGGGGATACCAAGATGAGGAGCATCCAAATCTCGGAGTCGTCGCGGGGGTCGCGCCCGCGGCCAAACACAGGCTCCGTGATGTTCGACGTCcgcgagctggcgaaggcgacCGGCGGCTTCGCCGAGCGCAACCTCATCGGCCGCGGCGGGTTCGGGGTCGTGTACCGCGGCGTGCTCGCGGACGGCACGGTGGTCGCcgtcaagaagatgctggacccTGACGTCGAGGGCGGGGACGAGGAGTTCACCAACGAGGTGGAGATCATCAGCCTCCTCCGGCACCGGAACCTGGTGCCGCTGCGCGGGTGCTGCATTGCCGACGACGACCCCGACGAAGGCAAGCAGATGTTCCTCGTCTACGACTACATGCCCAAGGGCTCGCTGGACCAGTACATcttcgaggacggcggcgacggccggcggcggccggcgttgTCGTGGGCGCAGCGCAGGGCCGTGATCCTGGACGTGGCCAGGGGGCTCGAGTACCTCCACTACGGCGTCAAGCCGGGGATCTACCACCGCGACATCAAGGCGACCAACATCCTCCTGGACGCGGACATGCGGGCGCGCGTGGCGGACTTCGGCCTCGCGCGGCGGAGCCGCGAGGGCCAGTCGCACCTCACGACGCGCGTCGCCGGCACGCACGGCTACCTCTCGCCGGAGTACGCGCTCTACGGGCAGCTCACCGAgaagagcgacgtgtacagcttcggcgtgcTGGTGCTCGAGGCCATGAGTGGCCGCCGCGCGATCGACCTGTCGGACCCGTCCGGCGTGGTGCTGATTACTGACTGGGCGTGGACGCACGtgaaggccggccggccgcgggagGTGCTCGCCGGGGCGCTCCGGAAGGAGCCGAGCGCCGTCGTTGCGGCCATGGAGAGGTTCATGCTCGTCGGGATCCTGTGCGCGCACGTCACGGTGGCGTGCCGCCCGACCATGCCCGAGGCGCTGAGGATGCTGGAGGGGGACATGGACGTGCCCGACCTGCCGGACCGCCCGCAGGCGTTCGGCCAGAGGATCGCGTTCGACGAAGGCGAAAGCAACTTCAGCGCCTCGTCGATTCTGAGCGGCCCGTTCGTGGACTTTGGCGACATGCTCAGGTGa
- the LOC101765435 gene encoding MADS-box transcription factor 2, with protein MGRGKIEIKRIENSTNRQVTFSKRRNGILKKAREISVLCDAEVGVVIFSSAGKLYDFCSPKTSLSKILEKYQTNSGKILWDEKHKSLSAEIDRIKKENDTMQIELRHLKGEDLNSLQPKELIMIEEALDNGLTNLNEKLMEHWELHMRHNKMLEDENKLLSFKLHQQDIALSGSMRDLELGYHPDRDFAAQMPITFRVQPSHPNLQENN; from the exons ATGGGGCGCGGCAAGATCGAAATCAAGCGGATCGAGAACTCTACCAACCGCCAGGTGACCTTCTCCAAGCGCCGCAACGGGATCCTCAAGAAGGCGCGGGAGATCAGCGTGCTCTGCGACGCCGAGGTCGGCGTCGTCATCTTCTCCAGCGCCGGCAAGCTCTACGACTTCTGCTCCCCCAAGACATC GCTATCAAAAATCTTGGAGAAGTACCAGACCAACTCTGGAAAGATACTGTGGGATGAGAAACACAAG AGCCTTAGTGCTGAGATTGATCGCATAAAGAAAGAGAACGATACCATGCAGATTGAGCTCAG GCATCTGAAAGGTGAAGATCTAAACTCGCTGCAACCCAAAGAACTGATCATGATTGAGGAGGCACTTGATAATGGGCTGACAAACCTAAATGAGAAACTT ATGGAGCACTGGGAATTGCATATGAGACAC AATAAGATGCTGGAAGATGAGAACAAGCTGCTGTCCTTTAAGCTG CACCAGCAAGATATTGCGCTAAGCGGCAGCATGAGAGATCTCGAGCTGGGGTACCATCCTGACCGGGACTTTGCGGCCCAGATGCCAATAACCTTCCGCGTGCAGCCCAGCCACCCCAACTTGCAGGAGAACAATTAG